A stretch of the Candidatus Denitrolinea symbiosum genome encodes the following:
- a CDS encoding polyprenyl synthetase, with translation MLPNLLSAIETELQKQVARLDEPRTRPFHEMLAYHMGWTGEGAGPEATGKRVRPLLVLLAAASCGADWRPALPAAAAVELVHNFSLLHDDIEDNSDKRRGRTTVWKKWGLAQGINAGDGMFILANLALADLEADYPAPIVIRAATILQHACLDLTRGQFLDISYEDRADLAVDDYWPMVGGKTAALIAACCQLGALLGGADAARQEAYRAFGHYLGLAFQVQDDILGIWGDEALTGKSAAGDLVEGKKSLPVLFGLEKNGEFARHWQRGPIRAEEVRAAAALLEAESARRSAQEAARQMTDLALESLRVANPQGEAGEALKSLADKLLQRGA, from the coding sequence ATGCTCCCCAACCTCCTCTCCGCCATCGAGACCGAACTTCAAAAGCAGGTCGCCCGCCTCGACGAGCCGCGCACCCGTCCCTTCCACGAAATGCTCGCCTACCACATGGGCTGGACGGGCGAAGGCGCGGGCCCCGAAGCCACAGGCAAGCGCGTCCGCCCGCTGCTGGTCCTGCTCGCCGCCGCCTCCTGCGGCGCGGACTGGCGCCCGGCGCTTCCCGCCGCGGCCGCGGTGGAACTCGTCCATAACTTCTCCCTCCTCCACGACGACATCGAAGACAACAGCGACAAGCGCCGCGGGCGGACGACCGTCTGGAAGAAGTGGGGACTCGCCCAGGGGATCAACGCGGGCGACGGGATGTTCATCCTCGCGAACCTCGCTCTCGCCGACCTCGAAGCGGACTACCCCGCCCCGATCGTTATCCGCGCCGCGACCATTCTTCAACACGCCTGCCTCGACCTGACGCGCGGCCAGTTCCTCGACATCTCCTACGAAGACCGCGCCGATCTCGCCGTGGACGATTACTGGCCGATGGTCGGCGGGAAGACCGCCGCGCTGATCGCGGCCTGCTGTCAGCTCGGCGCGTTGCTCGGCGGCGCGGACGCGGCGCGCCAGGAAGCCTACCGCGCCTTCGGGCATTACCTCGGCCTCGCCTTTCAGGTCCAGGATGACATCCTCGGCATCTGGGGCGACGAGGCGCTGACGGGGAAATCCGCCGCGGGCGACCTGGTGGAAGGCAAGAAGTCCCTGCCCGTGCTGTTCGGGTTGGAGAAGAACGGCGAGTTCGCTCGGCACTGGCAGCGCGGGCCGATCCGGGCGGAGGAGGTGCGGGCGGCGGCAGCGCTCCTCGAAGCGGAGTCCGCTCGAAGGTCCGCGCAGGAGGCGGCGCGGCAGATGACCGATCTCGCGCTGGAGAGTCTGCGAGTCGCAAATCCGCAGGGCGAAGCGGGCGAGGCGTTAAAGTCGCTGGCAGATAAACTGCTCCAGCGCGGCGCTTAA
- a CDS encoding haloacid dehalogenase superfamily, subfamily IA: MKKNFAFLFDFGNVLVRWDMHNIFDAHFPSPAAVDAFLKEIRFFEWNALMDGGLPFSEGVARASAQYPQYAHLFRLWDERWLETVREPIEGSVAIVRRLKRAGHPLYILSNVSHEKFPQAQQAHPFLALFDEIFMSSRLGVNKPDPRAYRLALQGMERPADEVVFIDDALPNVEAARGLGIASVHFQSPRQLEDELKQMGVL, from the coding sequence ATGAAAAAGAATTTCGCCTTCCTCTTCGACTTTGGCAACGTCCTCGTCAGGTGGGACATGCACAACATCTTCGACGCGCACTTCCCCTCCCCCGCGGCGGTGGACGCGTTTCTCAAGGAGATCCGTTTCTTCGAATGGAACGCGCTCATGGACGGCGGACTCCCGTTCTCCGAAGGCGTGGCGCGCGCCTCCGCGCAATACCCGCAGTACGCGCATCTCTTCCGTCTCTGGGACGAGCGCTGGCTGGAGACCGTCCGCGAACCCATCGAGGGAAGCGTTGCCATCGTCCGCAGGTTGAAGCGGGCGGGACATCCGCTTTACATCTTAAGCAACGTCTCGCACGAAAAATTCCCGCAGGCTCAACAGGCCCATCCCTTCCTCGCCCTGTTCGACGAAATCTTCATGTCCAGCCGACTCGGGGTCAACAAGCCAGACCCGCGAGCCTATCGGCTGGCGCTGCAAGGCATGGAACGTCCCGCCGACGAAGTCGTCTTCATAGACGACGCGCTGCCGAACGTCGAGGCCGCGCGCGGGCTGGGGATCGCGTCCGTCCACTTTCAGTCGCCGCGCCAACTGGAGGACGAACTGAAACAGATGGGCGTCCTCTAA